A single region of the Geobacillus subterraneus genome encodes:
- the secA2 gene encoding accessory Sec system translocase SecA2, translated as MLSLLKRAIGYTHERQLKKYMQVVEQINRLESQIEKLTDAELRGKTDELKEQLASGKSVKDIQVEAFAVVREAAKRVLGMRHFDVQLIGGLVLAEGNIAEMATGEGKTLVASLPSYLRALEGKGVHVITVNDYLAKRDRNLIGQIHEFLGLTVGLNLPLMSPQEKKRAYQADITYGIGTEFGFDYLRDHMVYDASDKVQRPYHYAIIDEIDSVLIDEAKTPLIIAGKTRSNAELHYIAARLVKRFEREVDYIYEGETKTVNLTDEGIEKVEKAFGVDNLYDIEHQVLYHYVIQALRAHVLFKRDVDYIIRDGKVLLVDAFTGRVMEGRSLSDGLHQAIEAKEGLEITEENKTYASITIQNYFRMYPILSGMTGTAKTEEKEFQRIYGMDVIPIPTNKPKIRIDLPDRVYMTRHDKYVAVAKEVKRRHGSGQPVLIGTTSILQSEEVAKYLDQEQVPYELLNAKTVEQEAEVIARAGQRGRVTIATNIAGRGTDILLGEGVDELGGLHVLGTERHESRRIDNQLKGRAGRQGDPGSSQFFISLEDDMFRRFAAEETEKLKAKLKTDETGCILNNDVHEFVDKVQRIVEGINFSIREYNLKLDDVMNEQRHVIYQIRDRVLEESDRVALVIPMIRSACDRMVDAYALREQIPEEWDIERMAEELNRIVYRTPIQFDRPPADVEDVKRQVAAAVDSYIAFLEKKKAHAQLQTLLRSVMLTVIDDHWMRHLDQMALLKEGIGLRHYQQEDPIRLYQKEGFEMFRAMYEVIEKEISVHTARLLQSLEQEENHA; from the coding sequence GTGGTGGAGCAAATTAACCGGTTGGAATCACAAATAGAAAAACTGACCGATGCCGAGTTGCGTGGGAAGACGGATGAGTTGAAAGAACAGCTTGCTTCCGGCAAGTCGGTGAAGGACATTCAAGTGGAAGCGTTCGCGGTGGTCCGCGAAGCAGCGAAACGAGTGCTCGGGATGCGCCATTTTGACGTTCAGCTGATCGGCGGCCTCGTTTTAGCCGAGGGAAACATTGCGGAAATGGCAACAGGTGAGGGGAAAACGCTCGTCGCTTCCCTCCCAAGCTACTTGCGGGCGCTAGAAGGAAAAGGGGTACATGTCATTACCGTGAACGACTATTTGGCGAAGCGCGACCGGAATTTAATTGGCCAAATTCACGAGTTTCTCGGCCTCACTGTCGGGCTCAATTTGCCGCTCATGTCACCGCAGGAAAAAAAACGGGCGTATCAAGCCGACATTACATACGGCATCGGCACGGAGTTTGGGTTTGACTATTTGCGCGATCATATGGTGTACGATGCTTCAGACAAAGTGCAACGGCCATACCATTATGCGATCATCGACGAAATTGACAGCGTGTTAATCGATGAGGCAAAAACGCCGCTCATTATCGCCGGAAAAACGCGTTCAAACGCCGAGCTCCACTATATCGCGGCGCGATTAGTCAAGCGGTTTGAGCGGGAGGTCGATTACATATATGAAGGGGAGACGAAGACGGTTAACTTGACAGATGAAGGCATTGAAAAGGTAGAGAAAGCGTTTGGCGTTGATAACTTGTATGATATAGAGCATCAAGTGTTATATCACTATGTCATTCAGGCGTTGCGGGCGCACGTTTTATTTAAACGTGACGTGGATTACATCATCCGCGATGGAAAAGTATTGCTTGTTGACGCATTTACCGGACGCGTGATGGAAGGCCGCTCGTTAAGCGACGGCCTTCATCAAGCGATTGAAGCGAAAGAAGGGCTCGAGATTACGGAAGAGAACAAAACATACGCTTCCATTACGATTCAAAACTATTTTCGCATGTACCCGATTTTATCAGGAATGACGGGAACAGCGAAAACAGAAGAAAAAGAATTCCAACGCATTTATGGGATGGATGTCATTCCGATCCCGACTAACAAACCGAAAATCCGCATCGACCTGCCTGATCGGGTGTACATGACCCGCCACGATAAGTACGTTGCCGTAGCGAAAGAAGTGAAGCGCCGCCATGGGAGCGGGCAACCGGTGTTAATCGGGACTACGTCGATTTTGCAGTCAGAAGAAGTGGCGAAGTATTTAGATCAAGAGCAAGTTCCGTACGAATTGCTCAATGCGAAAACGGTTGAACAAGAGGCAGAAGTGATCGCCCGAGCCGGGCAACGCGGGCGGGTGACGATTGCCACGAACATCGCCGGCCGCGGGACGGACATTTTGCTTGGCGAAGGAGTCGATGAGCTTGGCGGGCTTCATGTTCTTGGCACAGAGCGGCATGAAAGCCGACGGATTGACAACCAATTGAAAGGGCGGGCCGGCCGCCAAGGGGACCCAGGGTCAAGCCAGTTTTTCATTTCCCTTGAGGATGACATGTTCCGGCGCTTTGCGGCCGAGGAAACGGAAAAGTTAAAGGCGAAGCTGAAAACGGATGAGACGGGATGCATTTTGAATAACGACGTTCATGAGTTTGTCGATAAAGTGCAGCGAATCGTGGAAGGAATCAATTTCTCGATCAGGGAGTATAACTTAAAGCTCGATGACGTGATGAATGAACAGCGCCATGTCATTTACCAAATCCGTGATCGGGTGCTCGAGGAAAGCGACCGCGTGGCGCTTGTCATTCCGATGATTCGCTCTGCTTGTGACCGAATGGTAGATGCGTACGCCTTGCGGGAACAAATCCCTGAGGAATGGGATATCGAACGTATGGCGGAAGAGTTGAACCGAATCGTATACCGAACGCCGATCCAATTTGACCGCCCACCGGCCGATGTGGAAGATGTCAAACGACAAGTTGCAGCAGCCGTTGATTCGTATATAGCGTTTCTTGAGAAGAAAAAAGCGCACGCCCAGCTGCAAACGTTGCTGAGAAGCGTTATGTTGACCGTCATTGATGATCATTGGATGCGCCATTTGGATCAGATGGCGCTGTTAAAAGAAGGAATCGGGTTGCGCCATTACCAACAAGAAGACCCTATTCGTCTATACCAAAAAGAGGGATTTGAGATGTTTCGAGCCATGTATGAAGTGATCGAAAAAGAGATCAGTGTTCATACGGCGCGATTGCTTCAATCGTTAGAGCAAGAAGAAAACCACGCATAA
- a CDS encoding accessory Sec system S-layer assembly protein, with the protein MFPFFKKKKKSGGDTTVAAQEIMEEAGEVTSTEDVYPELSLHPSWNVPAEEQYVLRFLNNELPPLQPNQISLSGISWSKEVDGIIVSAFVRHSLPKSIQIGRVPLLLLREDGSILARKEFDLQELGSLPPKTSRPWRFIFGYETLRTDEIPREGWKLAFELKPKHRLELEKSWEEALPEEEKEKLRRIVDELGAPKSGEVNVFGLQAAMNDGELRVTVLIRNGSDKTIYLEQLPLQVEDATGDVVARGGFTLDRLEIKANTTKPWTFIFPPSLVQKAEPDFSSWKLSIIQS; encoded by the coding sequence TTGTTTCCATTTTTTAAAAAAAAGAAAAAAAGCGGCGGTGATACAACCGTAGCGGCTCAAGAAATCATGGAAGAAGCAGGGGAAGTCACGAGCACGGAAGACGTATATCCCGAATTGTCGCTTCATCCATCTTGGAACGTGCCAGCCGAAGAGCAATACGTGCTTCGTTTTTTAAACAATGAACTGCCGCCGTTACAGCCTAACCAAATTTCGTTGTCGGGCATCAGCTGGTCAAAAGAAGTAGATGGAATCATCGTATCGGCGTTTGTGCGCCATAGCTTGCCGAAATCGATTCAAATCGGCCGTGTTCCTTTATTATTGCTTCGGGAGGATGGAAGCATTTTAGCCCGAAAAGAGTTTGATCTGCAGGAACTCGGAAGCCTTCCGCCAAAAACGAGCCGTCCGTGGCGCTTTATATTCGGCTATGAGACGTTGCGGACCGATGAGATCCCGAGGGAAGGGTGGAAGCTGGCGTTTGAACTGAAGCCGAAACATCGGCTTGAACTGGAGAAGAGTTGGGAAGAGGCGCTGCCGGAAGAAGAAAAAGAGAAGTTGCGGCGCATCGTCGACGAGCTAGGAGCGCCAAAAAGTGGCGAAGTGAACGTTTTTGGCCTCCAAGCCGCGATGAACGACGGGGAGTTGCGGGTGACGGTGCTGATTCGTAACGGCAGTGACAAAACGATTTATCTGGAGCAGCTGCCGCTTCAAGTAGAAGATGCGACAGGGGACGTTGTTGCTCGGGGAGGCTTTACGTTGGATCGCCTAGAGATCAAAGCGAACACAACCAAACCGTGGACATTCATTTTTCCCCCATCGCTCGTTCAAAAAGCAGAGCCGGATTTCAGTAGTTGGAAACTCAGCATTATCCAATCGTAA
- a CDS encoding glycosyltransferase family 4 protein gives MGYFLTLLLCFFASVTITPLVKKLAFIVGATDRPNQRKVHQKIMPRLGGLAIYIAFVIGVLVLDPDNAVEIPILLGSVIIIITGMLDDLIELSPKLKLAGQLFAAFVVVVFGGIQVEYINLPFGSQLHFGVLSIPLTILWIVGITNAINLIDGLDGLAAGVSAIALVTVTWMAFLKGDLFVAGMSIILIGSILGFLVYNFHPAKIFMGDTGALFLGYMISVLSLLGFKNVTAISFIIPVIILGVPISDTFFAIIRRLLKRQPLSAPDKSHLHHCLLRLGYSHRQTVLIIYGVSALFGLIAVILSKAAAWVSLIILTIVVLALEVMAEKIGLVGHDYRPILRIVQGIRYVNGKMK, from the coding sequence ATGGGTTACTTTTTGACCTTGTTGCTTTGCTTCTTTGCCTCCGTGACCATTACACCGCTGGTGAAAAAGCTGGCCTTTATCGTTGGCGCCACGGATCGGCCGAATCAGCGGAAAGTACATCAAAAAATTATGCCGCGTTTGGGCGGATTAGCCATATATATTGCCTTTGTGATCGGTGTGCTGGTTTTGGACCCAGATAACGCTGTAGAAATTCCCATTTTGTTAGGGAGTGTCATTATTATTATTACCGGTATGCTTGACGATTTAATCGAACTTTCCCCGAAACTCAAGCTGGCCGGTCAGCTGTTCGCCGCGTTTGTCGTTGTCGTATTTGGCGGGATTCAAGTGGAGTACATCAACTTGCCGTTTGGTTCCCAGTTGCACTTTGGCGTGCTTAGCATTCCGCTTACGATCCTTTGGATCGTTGGCATTACAAACGCCATTAACTTAATCGATGGCTTGGATGGCTTAGCGGCTGGCGTCTCTGCCATCGCTTTAGTCACCGTCACGTGGATGGCGTTTTTAAAAGGCGATTTGTTTGTCGCTGGCATGAGCATCATTTTAATTGGCAGCATCTTAGGGTTTTTAGTTTATAATTTCCATCCTGCCAAAATTTTCATGGGCGATACAGGGGCGCTCTTTTTAGGGTACATGATCTCTGTGTTGTCGTTGTTAGGGTTTAAAAACGTCACAGCGATTTCCTTTATTATCCCGGTGATCATTTTAGGCGTACCGATTTCCGATACGTTTTTCGCGATCATCCGCCGCTTGCTGAAACGGCAGCCGCTATCTGCGCCAGACAAGTCACACTTGCACCATTGCCTGCTGCGGCTCGGATACAGCCACCGCCAAACGGTGCTCATTATTTACGGTGTGAGCGCCTTGTTTGGATTGATCGCCGTCATTTTATCCAAAGCCGCCGCTTGGGTATCACTTATTATTTTGACCATTGTCGTGTTGGCGCTTGAGGTAATGGCAGAAAAAATTGGCTTAGTCGGCCATGATTACCGCCCAATTTTACGAATTGTCCAAGGCATTCGTTATGTAAACGGAAAAATGAAATAA